One Nematostella vectensis chromosome 10, jaNemVect1.1, whole genome shotgun sequence genomic window, TTTGCATTTGTAGAGCAAGCTGATAGCTGGCAAGATCATCCCAGCCATCGCAACAACCACAGCGATCGTGAGTGGACTCGTCTGTCTTGAGCTCTACAAGGTAAGTACAATGGGTTCATTATATACTCCTTGACATTTGTGCTTTTCATGGGAAGGTTTAGTTTCGAAACCGCCCTTTTAAGAGTTGAGATccataggggacttgcgctaagagatcacgtgacctttctgagtggcaaattcaaaacaaaataatcagaAACGACcgcgcccgtcacaccagaaaacgacgaaaaaataaaactaagccatttatgaaaaaaaaaagaattctgtttctatttttttttttttgtaagcgctgaataaggtgctttttgttgctgttattttgccactaaaagcctgggcgcgcgctagtttgccacccaaacagtcacgtgatttcttagccCAGGTCCCCTATTTTACCCCCATTCTTATACCTTTCCCATAACCCGTCTACCTCATCGGTGTGTTTCGAAAAGATGCCGTGAAAGATATTGCAATCAATTTTTCGCAATCTGAGCTATTTATCTTTGGAAAcatttatagccaaattcgttgttgcgcgaccacGTCGATTCCAAAATCTTTGTCTAGTTTTGTGATGGGGCGTAGTCAGTCAAACAAGTGGGTGCGGCCAACTTTGTTAACAACGTTATTTATTACAGCTTGTCCAAGGGAGTAAGAAATATGAAACCTTCAAAAACGGCTTCATCAACTTGGCACTCCCGTTCTTTGGATTCTCAGAGCCTATCGCCGCCCCAAAAAGCAAGGTGGGTTATTGGGTTCCCTGTTTATAGCTTTACCAACTTTAGTCACCAGACTTTTGGTCAAGTCAGTCGGGCACGCATTGTTGCACCTTGTTGCAGACAGTCACTCAGTTAGGGGGACGTAAAAGGCGAACAGTCGCTCAATCAAGGAGAAAGTCTTTCTAACTCTAGATCAATCTGTCTCTGGATCATTAAAACATTCAGTTAGGGAGAGTCAGTTGCTCAATCAATGAGACGGTCATTCCGTCGCTAGATTAAACATAGTTAATAAGTTGCTAAAACGGGGAGACAGCTGGtgtaactagaaagactacagacaagctgtagaaaaactagatggtctgcgtaggcgtggtgtagacaaggtataaATCAGCACAAGGTTAAAAAGGTATGTTAtgcgcctctgtgaaacagagtggttgcgCTAAGTCTCGAGCGTTTGCCCTTCGTCGGAGCTGCTCCGAAGAAGAGCAAACGCTCAAAACGTAGcgcaaccactctgtttcacagaggcgctTAACATAcattttcaaccttgtgttgatttataccttgGGGAGACAGATGGTTGCAGAGTCAATCAGAAAGACGGTCGCTATGTTGTCCAGGCGTCATTCTGCTCGCCCCCATCGTGTCACCGTAAGACAGTGGACCTATACTCCCGGACCTATAGGTCCGTTGACAATCTCTTGTTAACCACAAAGACGTTTTGAATTCTTCTAGTACTACGACACGGAGTTCACACTGTGGGACAGGTTTGAAGTTCAAGGAATCAAGGAAAATGGCGAGGAGATGACCCTACAGGAATTTATTGACTACTTTAAGGTAAAGAAGGATACATATAGTTAGCTATTATATAGCTAGCGTGCTCGTTACCAGAACTTGAATTCTTGCGCACTTGTTTCTGACGTTTTCGGTAAACACTTTATTGCCAGTGCGCCACAGGCCCTCCGcgcgtaaaaaaaaaaaaaaaagaagaaaattacACTATGACTTGTGATGTTGCAAATTGTTTGTTTTGCGATTTCCAGGAGAAGGAACGCCTGGAGATTACTATGCTGTCGCAGGGCGTGTGTATGCTCTACTCTTTCTTCATGGCGCCTGCGAAGCTCAAGGAGCGCTTGGCTAGCAAGTAAGTTCAATTTATAAGCCTCGTGACCGGATCGGCTGCCTTTGCTGGTTATCGCTTATAGAAGTTTATCGCTTACATCCTGCATTTGCATTAAGATAAAATCATAGTAAACTATGATAAAATCAACGCGCGATCATTGACGGGTTGACTGCTTCTAAGCAAGTTCAAATTTTTAATTTGATTCCCgtctttctttctctctttttttttttttttttgtcgttatTTCTAGGAGGGCAGCGCAAGGTAGAAGGGCATATGTTTCTTGGTTCGATATCGATGCCGAGTATGGCTCCAAAAATAACACCCTATAATTCTGTTTATCTGTGTATATGGTCCTTTTCTAATAGCATGGATTCCTTTCTTACCCAGGGTAAGCGAGGCCGTGGTGAAGGTATCAAAGAAAAAGATCAAGCCACACGTCAAAGCGCTTGTGTTGGAGCTTTGCTGTAACGACGAGAACGACGAGGATGTCGAGGTCCCGTATGTCCGCTACTCCTTCCGCTGAACGCACCACCGCAGGCGAACCACAGGACTCCCGCACTAGAAAAAGACTTCGGATTGTAGCTGATTTACACCAAGCAATCTTGTAGTGTCGAACCAAAACGATAAATGCCAAGATACTACGTCTATGTtcgttgtatttttttttagcctgATGTAATGGAATTTTCGTCTTCCTCACTTTTGTCCTCAAAAGTAATATCCGTTTGGTttcgtaaataaaaaaatatatagtcaAATATACAATGGTGTTGACTGGTATAAATAGGTCCGACCGCTTTACAACTTTAAAGTTGAAATTGGTCAAAGAGGcgtttaattcttttttttttttttttttttcaagtcgGTGCTTTAGTCCTCTTTCGCGTGCGGCGTCCATCAATTGTTCGCGCGCTAACCCAATAAATATCACCCTATTCTGCTTATTATTAGCAATGGCTCTTCGTGCGCATGCGCTATCTTATGGGTCTCTGTATGCAAATGAGGAGGTAGAATCAGCAGTTTTTTGTACCATTGTACTACGGTGAAGGCAATAAAAGAAATAGTGGGTGGGGTAAGGTAGCGagtacaaaaagaaaatggtgTAGCGTGGGGGACTCCCATAAAACCAGACgggggataataaaatcaaatttATAAGTAATGGATAtaactttgggtgtggtcaacaaaaaatcttacccctaagagagtACATCAGGTGTGGTCAAAACATAGCACTTGGTAGAATTATGTACCCTAAAAGATGGGACGATCAGTCCTGTctatttttatagttttcCCCCCTTCCCAGGGAAAACCAACCCTGTTCTCTTAATTCAACCCTGACTGGGCTGGCGCTCGGGCTATTGTGATATGCTCACTTCTGAACACTCGTTTTTGGAGTAAGCATACTGCATTATGCTGTAGTTTATGATCATATATCAGTTTTGAGTTTGTAAGCACTCACTGAAGATGGTGCCCCTCCGCCACAGGAGTCAGGTACTCGTTCCTTTCACAGCGATAAAAAAACTTACCCGAGTGGATCGGGGGAGCGCACACCTTTCTCGAATTCCATAACGTCTGTAAAACAGTTTAATAGTATTGCTGCTCGGATTTAACCCCGTACCTCATCATGCCCCTTCTTTGTCTCCAAAGAGCGCTGtcttttgggtttcctgtgtacttCCAATTAAAATAATTGGTGCTTTCTTATGATTGGCTAACTTCACCGTCTTCATTTAAAGATGGCGGCCAAACACTTTCCGGTTGCTgcaacacaacaagaacagctCCCCTCTTGACAACACTTACTTCATTAGACGCACAATAATGGCGGGCGAAACTAACACCGGACAAGTTAAATGGACACACATGGCACCTTCACATGCAGTGAAGAGAGATGCGGGTCCGAAATATTCGCGATTTGGTGAGCGCATTCGCCATGTTACCCCGGGAGCGCTGCAATGCTCAATGTTTTGTGGTGGAAAGCAATGCAAATACGAAAACCCAAACAAGATAAAAACTGATGAAATGGCGATAAAAGGACTTTATTCTTCATGGTGAGAAACTAGACCAGGCTTTGAGGATAGAAAATTAATAACAGTGCAGAATGTCAATTAATGAGCCTTGGTGTTTGGTTCACTGGAAATCAGGGGAGGTTTATATTTCAGGCGCAGTGCCGTTAATCGTTGCAGAGTTTTTGAGAATGTTTTGAAAGAGCTCGAATAAACGTAAATGGCTATCTCCctcttgatatttttttcaggataACTAAGGACATCCTTGCGACTGCTAGGCCATCGTCTGAGGTCATCAAGAGCCACTGTGTACTCGAGCAGTTCAAAGAGTAAGGgaaatttctttttcatttattatattACAACTTGCATAGTTTTTTATCGATTTAAGAACCCTTTAAGAATATAAACAAGAATTGTTTTCATAGCAACGGCGAATCGCTTATATAAGGATATAAGGATTTTAttatctaaaaagaaaaagatacCCTTTTCCTTTTTAGACTAAttcatgtttattttttactatttGATGTATGTTAGCAAAGAGGTAATAACAGTTAAGTCATGCGATATAAGATCTTCAAATAAGAAGCCTGTTGTTTCAGTACTTAACCCCCTATATTTAGAGTCAGTCAGCTGCATATTGATGTTGGCATGGAAACAAAGCATACCTAGTCAATTCTTTGATCAGAAAATCTAAATCCTCTATTTTTCATAAACATGTTTCTGCAGAAAAGGGGTATAttagtgtattttttttattctacagTGCAGAAGAGTGTATGTTTTGAGAAATAATAatgctttttcttttgtagTCTTACAACTTCCTGCTAAAGATGATAAATAGCTGTTAGCTTATTTAAGTGACATTTTACTTTTAATGGGGTCAGTTCTAATGCCTATATGTCTGTTCTGAGAATGTTATTTACCCACTAGATGAATGTATTATGTTGCGCAGCTGAGATATCAAATTGGGATTGTTCCTTTTGAGAAGTGGAAAATAATTGTCAATTGGAAATTCAAATTTTGACTTTTCCTCACAGTCTTGACATCAAGTCTGTTTTGACTGGTATAACGTTTTGACAGTCATGTCTTTTTACTCACAGTCTGGGCATCAAGTCTATTATGACTAAGGGTATAGCATTGTGACAGTTATGTTTTTTCTCACAGTGTGGGCATCAAGTCTGTTTTGACTAAGGGTATATAGTATAGCATCATGATAGTTATGTGTCTTTCCTCACAGTCTTGGAATCAAGTCTATTATAAACCTTCAGCACCCAGGAGAACATGCGAGCTGTGGTTATGGATTGCAGGACTCTGGCTTCTCTTACGACCCTGAGGCATTTATGCAGGTGGAAAGTAAGATCAAGATCTGAATTGTAAATCCGTCTTTATCTTAATGGGACTGGTGGGCACTTGTACAATCTATTTGATTATGTGCAGTCCAATAAATCAtgttcattttcattttttttaatttaaatgaTCAGATAAGGAATTTGATTGCTTTTGCCTGTCTCCTGGGAAGAGGGAGGTTGCTAAATGAGGCACTGTTGAAGTTATTTGTTTGAAATCCAATAATTACACTATCTTTTTGGGAATTATCTACTTTTTCCCATTTAATTTCTTCATTTAGGTTGGGCGGCTGAAGAAAGGATTTATTGGATTGCATTGTCCTTCACTGGGTTTCCTAATTGTTTCTTTGTATGTTTAACGATACCATAAACCCaaatggcttcatttagggttgaatttttttaatgatgcTATTCGGTGACAATAGGTACACTCTAgatgttagcaaaaaaaaaacaccaaaatcttaaatactctccagatattcaagaaaaaccGAATTCAAATGAGTGTTGCATTATTCGCAAAGGCGTCAATAATTCCATAATTCTGTTTACTTAGCTCAAAGTTCCGCGATCAACATTCGCGGGAACTTAATTTTACCGCTTTTCCTCTGATTAGCTTACAAGCACGTCAGTATTATTATCGACATTCCATCAGTACATTTTAACTGAGATTTATCCGTATTTATATCAACTTTATAAGCGTTTACACTAAATTTTgtatatttgtaaaaatatgCCAAGATTAAGTAAGGATCCTTGGCTTCCTTCGAAGAAGGCCAAGCGAGGAAGAAAGCCCAAAACAGAGAGTTCACAGTCTTTTTACCTTTTCCACGCTCTACTTTTCTTCGGTGCAAGTCGCTTTGTTTGAGCGCCTTGGGGTTTTCCCACTGCATGTAGAATGTGCAATGTGATTGGTTCCCATACGCTGCTTTATGTGCTCTTTGTCTGTCATTGCTGTAACACTGCCTCTAATGTTTACACAACTTCAATCCTCGATATATCGCACAATCAAATTTCACCCCATCTTACTCTAAATATCTGAATTAAAGGTGCACTTCTAACCGCCCAATTCCTGCGCAACTTGGCAAGCTTCTAGTATAGATATTGTTCTGTCACACCATGCCATGGATAATCAATAGCTTTTTTGGCTACGGATTTGATTAGCGTGTTGTAGCCAAAGTCACAAAATTATTCTACTCCTAACTTTGGCCCTTGACTATTCATCAACAAGGCtgtatgatgtcaaatgtagaCATGGTTTGTCAGTTCAGTGGATGACGATGGATATAAAGCAGATCCTGGGAGATAAAcacatatatttatataaaaaatgattattttaggAGGAAAGCACAATCATTAAGCTTTTATATGATATATACTTTGTTGGCATTTGCTTTAATCCGACGCGAGTGTGAGCAATTTTGCCAGGACGATCGGGGTAATTACTACTTGGGTCTACGTTATCCTTAAGCAacatatctgaaaataggggtgTTACAGCTCACCCTTAGATCAGCCCATTGGTAGCCATGGAAACACTTCCCTCTACTGCATGGTGTGAATGATCAGTGTAGTGGGCCACTATGAAAATAAGtccaagaaaaatatgttCTTGATACAAAGGTAACTATCTATCTCCTGCCCTTCTAAAAGGTTTGATCTGTCCTTGTCATTTAACTCCTTAAATAATATCcaccttttttttgtttgttttcagttttCTTTTACAACTTTGGATGGTGAGTAccataagaaaaataatgagcacaaacctttttttcatttatcctttttctattcattgaacaaaatattttgatatgaTATTGTTTATGTATTGTCTATGATATTTTCCAGGAATGATTATGGTGTGCGTTCCCTGGAGTCCATTCTAGACATGGTGAAAGTGATGTCATTTGCACTACAGGAAGGAAAGGTGTAGTATAAGCCAAACTTCTCCATTTCTCAGACATTTGTCTTTTagctttcaaacaaaaatgaactTTGTAAAAAATTCTTATTTTACAGACTGCTGTCCATTGCCATGCTGGATTGGGTAAACAAATTGTTACAGCTATATCTATTACCTTGAATTTGCTTACAATTATTCATGGCTATAACTTGAGTAATGAACATAGGATATTGGAATTTTAACAGGAGTCTTCTCTCTTCACAGGTCGAACTGGTGTTTTAATttgctgttattttatttattcagaCAGACTAACTGCCGAAGAGGTAATTTTACTATTTTCATATTTAtctttcattaaaaaaattgataaatCATGGATTTATTAAGGCACTAATTATTatgtgttttttctttttcgaaGGCTATTCATTTGATGAGAAAAAACAGGTacaaatataattatatattataacAGTAAAAGTGCTCAAACTGTAGCAAAATTTACCTTCCTGATAATCAGATGAAACATAAGCAAAAGACATGGAGCTACTGTAGGCTGCATTATTTCCAGTGCAGCCCAAATACAAAGTCTAACTACCATCAAAGAATTGGATTTCCTTATGCACAATTTAGCAAGACAAGGAATTTTTCTCAGTTGGGGAAACCATTGGTTATTTATTGTGTTTATCATCTATACATTATTAATTTGTAGTACCTAGAAATCTGCAAGCAAGTAGGTGTTTCACACCTGATGTCCTAGTTTCTATTTTGGTTAGGCCTAAAGCAGTACAGACTCGTGGTCAAATTGAGTGTGTCAAGGATTTCTACAAGTTCCTATCTCATCTGTGGGTGATTTTCCCATCAAGGTATAAAAGTGAAATTATTATCTGGTTATCTGATAATTATCTGGTTAAGTATATAGCTTAATAGACCCATGTATTATCACTGCGAATCTATGTGTTGTTGGCCTATTCCCACTAGTTAAGAACACTGAGAAGAAAGCAGGGATGTAAGATGCTTTGAGCTTGTGAAGATCAGTGTCAAGGGGACACAAGCGGAGAGATTGATCTCAGTTACTGAGCTTAAGTGTGCgacagaggtcagaacgaCTGCGCAAGAGACTTACGAATTTGTTTTTCACATTCGTAAGCTAAGTCTCCACTTCTCTATTTCCTTTGCTATTGAGTAGCATAGTTCCTGTATACGATTGAGGTGGATTGCTGAGACTAACTATGGTACAAGGTGGGACACACCCTCTAATTTGATTTTCTGGTCCTAGTCATTCAGAGGCAAAACAATTTACACTCGAGAACTACTTGAAAAAACAAAGACACTTGTTGCACGGAATGGAGGCTCGAGAGCTACGTAACATACccaaggtaaaaaaatatgataaataaTGTACTTGGAGAGTATCCAGGAGATTCAAAGGGAGTGTCAAaatctactttttttaaagcaatGGGCTTGAAAATcacctaaaaagaaaatagcgGAGGTcaacaaatacaaaaatagaacTATTCTTTGATTGCTGTCCTGTAAGTTTGCGTCATTAGACATCATTGGGTAGTCTACCACCCTCATACTAATAGACGGGTTGAAAACTATATAGCTCATGAAGAACTTTCCATAAATTATAATTTCTCGTGCGATTCCTATTTTCATGACCTCTTAAAAAGCTCATCAGCCGTTAAAGCGATCTGTTTCCTGCTTTTAGATTGTGTTTGCCGTGTGCTCTCGCTTGTTAGAGCTCGCTAGTGTCAAATCCGAGGAAGGAGACATGACATGGAAGTTGCCTAGCGATGCCAAGAAAGCCTTTTCCGAGAAAGAAGAACCGGAGGAGACTGAGATGAGCGCGGACTGCACAGACACAGGGAAGAAGTTGGTGAAAGATTTCAATTTCGAGCGTGAAGATACAGAGACAGAACTCAAACACAATCCTTACGTAGAAAATCGTGTCGACCCAAAGGCACAGGAATGCTCCTTACAGCGTTCACAAAGTACTGAAGACGTCATTAATGACGTCAGAGGCATTGATGACCCGCATCTAGTGCGGCGCCTGTCGGCATTAGGATCGCACGCTGGCCTCTCGCGGGCGCATTCCGAGTCAGACTTGACTGTGCCTCAGTGCTTTGATGTAGAGCGCATGCCCCGTAGGGAGGCGCCGCTGGGCAAGCCTGCAATACACGGTGTTAGATTGGAACCTTTAAATGTCTgcgtggaaaaaaaaaagaaaaagagtaGAAAAAGTAGCAAGTCTACGAATGATGAAACAAAGGTCGTTAATGCTGATAGTTCTGCTAAGAACAATCCTAAAACCGTTGTTGACAGTGGTATAAGCGGGACTGTGAGTTGTGGGACAGTTACGGCTAGTACTAGTACCCAGTCCACGGAAGAAGATAGAGTGCTGGTGGCGAAGGCCCTAGCAACGAGCGCATGTGCAGATCATGGGGTACATAACAGAACTGAGAAACTAAAGGTATGTCGGCAATCGGCAAAAGGTTTGTGAAAAGAGCGTGTGTTGTTAAAAAGGTTACAACATTGTTGGGTTAACGAATGATACTCTTGCAAGCATCACAGTATTTTCCTAACACCTTCAAAGCAGCATCACATTACATAAACAAGTATGCCACGGTGTTTCTTGGTAAGTGTCATTTCTTGCTGATCAGTTTCTAATATGTGAGGGCTGTTTATAGCTCTTATGCAACGAAGTGTCATTTCTTGATGTACATTTTCTAATATGTGAGATGTTTTCAGCGCAAATTGAATGCGAGTGACTCGGGCTGGGAGGAGCTGAGGACGGAGGGGGACCCCTGGGTGTTGTCCCGGCTTCTCTGGACATGGCTAGAAGAGCTTGCGGTGAGTGCGGAAAAATTCCTAAAAATCTGGGGAAATACTTGGGAATGTAGACAAATTTGGAGCAGGGCAGCTTGGCTTGGTTTAGCTTAAAGGGGTCAGGTCGTCATGTCCGTATCTGCGCATGGCGCTTTCGgtcttcctgtttgtttttttcagtgTATTAGGACAAGAGAACTATCATATAGATTCATGTGGGTTTCTTTGAGTCAGCATTCAAGCTGACTAAATATGCGGACTAAATAtgtcaatttaaaaaaatgtagttATGTTGAGCGTTGTTTTGCGACTAAGCTCTGACTGTGACTGTTCATTTTAGTGCCCTGTGCTGAGTGAGTCCGACATTGAGGGCTTGTGTGATATGACACGTGACCCTATCAAGGCCGTCAAACAACTTCCCAAGGTGCGTAAGGGACGGGGCGGACGAGGGGGTAAGCGAATACGAGAAAGAAAATGACTAGAAAGACAATAAACTTCTCATTGGAGCTACAGGTAGCTTTTCAATACTAATGATATATgaaccacagggaacccgagATACGCTAGAGTGCTTGTTTACGACAATGGCTGAGGTAAATTTATATTTCTTTGatgtgtttcttttatttattgaaaCAATATTACACTTGGATAAAACTTTTCTATAGCTTTAGAATACGCTGTATCTTCATGGTCTTGTATGAAACTCCCCCTTTGTGATGTTTTTCAGCTGCTCCCTCTTCCCTCGGCTGACCTGGAAGATCGCGCGCTGCGCAGACTCAGTATGGTTCTCACTCAAAACCGCGTGCTCTCTCTCACCAATCCTCGCGCGTCCTTCGACAGAATGGCATCCAACTCCTCAGAGGGGCTCCCAGAGTCGTCACCCGAGGGGGGTGGTGACGAAGACGACGGTGCGTTCACCGACAATGACTCCACGGCTTCAATGGAATACATGACGTCATCGCCCTCATACAAACTCTTACTCTTTCTCAGAGAACTCATGGGGAGACTTAAGGAAACTAGGCCGTCCAGTCGGCCGTGAAatggttatggtggtgatgggggGTCCAatttaaaatcttaatactcaGTATAGGTCTTTCCTCAAACTCTTGGACTCTTGGTTTCCTCGTGGCTTCCTCGTGCAAATTTTATGATCATATCAGTGCAGTGGAACTCGGATATAGCTAGAGACtttcggtataatgatgtcgATTTCTAGTCCCGCAAGCAGTAATATATATGGGAAATCATCTCGAGAAAACGATGCATTTTGCGGTCCCTTACCGATATCGGTGGTTCTCATATGGGTACTACAGTTCTCACAAAATGGGGAATATGACTCGGGATCGCTTGAAAAGTCATTTGGCATGACAGCTTTATGCCACTCGACGAACAGATATCTTTGTCACCTACACAAAATAACTAATATTGTATGGTGTAATTATTTCAGTCTCTTCGGTTTAcgattttatttattgatgaATATGATTTTTATCGAAAATGTTGATATTTATTAAAATCAAATGTGTCTCGTCAGTGTAACTTTTTCTCCCTCCGGGTAACTTAGTGTGTTAGGGCGATGGCCCCTCGCGGCTTTGTCCCAGATTGGAATCCTGGCTTCGGCCAGGCAGTGACGTGTCAAGAAAAAGGCAGGGTGGTGTCCAGAAAAAGGCAGGGTTGTGTCCAGAACAGCGAATCGCTGAATTCAAGGAACGGTTAAGTCCAAAATGACATTCCTAGCTACGATAGCCTaccaattgttttttttttttcggttaaATGGTCTGCTATCTTGGCCATTATTTTAGACGCGGAGGAAAGGGGCGAGTGATAGTTGTCAAAAAaagaagtgaaaaaaaaaaagtatgttgAAAAATGGTGGCCAAATAAAGAACTCCGGAATTTACTCGTTGAAATAAAACTCCTAAGCGTATAGGTAGACCTATGGGTCCGGTAATAGGTCGCTAAACTGGAGGTGCCGTAAGCTGCGATTACTAAGCTAAATCTAAGGGACGTAATAGAACCACTAGGGGCGCAATAAACCTTGCGGCACAGTGGTATCCCTCTGAAACTTATTTCTAAGAAACTATTATTATTCCCATATAAAATTAAttgggttaaaaaaaaaaagatatttctGCCAAAAAAGTGACACTTCACACAACCAAACAGCTCTGCCCTGGCCTGGCGTTGCTGGGCGGACAGATGGATTTCTCAATATATGACTGAGGGTAATTAAAAAGGCTGGTTACCAGTGGGCCGGTACGGTGGGCAACTTTTCTGAGAggatgtgtgtgtgttttgttgttgttatttttaatgaACGTGCTAAATAGTGTTACAAGTTTTACATGTATAAATCAATTGCTTGATAAATCCTGTCTAGCGCATGGGATATAATCGAGAACAGAAATGGAGGGTAGTATGACAAAGCCATTAAAAGTACTGATAAGGGATAATCTAAGGAGGTAGGGGGTGGGAAGGTCTCAGTcgtgtatgtttttttcttgtctccaTAACgtgtatgattttttttaatcgttgtatgcattttttttttctgacttcTGGTTTGGGctgcatgcattttttttttttcttttttttgttccttactcacccatcccctcccccttcacttttctatCCGTCCCTAAGTTatagggaaaaaaatatagagcCAATTgtccgaggatcgaacctTCTCAGATGATAcgagaggaaaaaaaagaccatacttccagaaatacgctgaaacaccgtatggcagcttaAGCTTTAGGGCTAGGCTGAAGATTTcgggccccagcaccgctatctagcgaactgtacaacacaaaggaaaatgaggtacccgcgcattaatgggaagcaataaccaggatcccaggcctgtcttagtcggttacgccacgcacagctcgctgagatataaactgaaaaatattttcacgCTAGCATCTCTTGTGAATTAGCGTGTTGCTATGGTAGTTTGGTAATGTTGTCATCGCATGCACAGCACGCTGTGACCAAGGTACCACCTTTAGCATTTTGCTCTGCTTTGCTTTGTTACGCACGTGCGTATGATA contains:
- the LOC5504533 gene encoding protein tyrosine phosphatase domain-containing protein 1, producing the protein MAGETNTGQVKWTHMAPSHAVKRDAGPKYSRFGERIRHVTPGALQCSMFCGGKQCKYENPNKIKTDEMAIKGLYSSWITKDILATARPSSEVIKSHCVLEQFKDLGIKSIINLQHPGEHASCGYGLQDSGFSYDPEAFMQVEIFFYNFGWNDYGVRSLESILDMVKVMSFALQEGKTAVHCHAGLGRTGVLICCYFIYSDRLTAEEAIHLMRKNRPKAVQTRGQIECVKDFYKFLSHLWVIFPSSHSEAKQFTLENYLKKQRHLLHGMEARELRNIPKIVFAVCSRLLELASVKSEEGDMTWKLPSDAKKAFSEKEEPEETEMSADCTDTGKKLVKDFNFEREDTETELKHNPYVENRVDPKAQECSLQRSQSTEDVINDVRGIDDPHLVRRLSALGSHAGLSRAHSESDLTVPQCFDVERMPRREAPLGKPAIHGVRLEPLNVCVEKKKKKSRKSSKSTNDETKVVNADSSAKNNPKTVVDSGISGTVSCGTVTASTSTQSTEEDRVLVAKALATSACADHGVHNRTEKLKRKLNASDSGWEELRTEGDPWVLSRLLWTWLEELACPVLSESDIEGLCDMTRDPIKAVKQLPKGTRDTLECLFTTMAELLPLPSADLEDRALRRLSMVLTQNRVLSLTNPRASFDRMASNSSEGLPESSPEGGGDEDDGAFTDNDSTASMEYMTSSPSYKLLLFLRELMGRLKETRPSSRP